GAAGCAGAGTCACATAGGGCAGggcacaattggccaagcatcATCTGGGgttggcagtcattgtaaataagtttGTTCTTACCCGAATTGCCGAGTCAAAAATAAACCTTAGCCTGGAATCTAAACAGAAGTATGGATTCCAGGACAACGAGATCCACAGAATGCAATAATCTGTTCCAGCTATGCATCAAAGGATGGGCTTTAAACGGCAGAAATCTGAAGCAGCACAGGTATCAATAAAGCACACATGGAAAGGGGTTTGACAATTGTATTTATTGTTTAGCACAACCGTTAAGTCAACTCGTAACATTATCTATTGAGATACAAAATTGCATTCCATGTGTAGACCCAGTCTTCCAGTATCATAGATACACAAGCCTGGGGGGAAAAAAAGTTAATTCATGGACCTACAACAGCAAAGGCATGTGCTTTGAAACAAAACCCCACTTTACATAAGCAAAAAAACCTGCAGTGGCACAAAGATTAGACGTGGGGTGAGTTGAATGGCACCCtgttcagtgcactacttttgggtaGTGCATTAGGGAATAGGATCAGGATGCCACAGACCATTAAAGACTAGCAGTTCTCTGAATAGTAAAAGATGTCATACAACACCTGCTGTGAAAAAGGTGAACTCTATCAACAACCATTGATCAATAACTATtagccaggtgtaacagacaAGATTCCAAAACGGCACTATGGAAGCGAGCATGTCAAGGACCTATGCATGGAGACATTCATCCTTGAAGTACATATACTGCCAATTTTCATTAGGTCCGAAGATGCAATGACAAAAGCTAAATAGCGAAAGAAATGGTCTGTATGAAATGGTCACTAGCGGTCAAACCCTTGCCTCCTCAATTTCTCTCAAAGGACTTTAGCTCCTCTCCAATGCATTGAGAGGAATTGACATCTTGTAACTTAGGCGGCCATGGAATAGAAGCAACAAGGGAACAAAAACAGCCACATGTAAAGCTAATGCAAGTACACTTATAGCAGGAGAGTAATTGAATTCACAAACAGGGAGAACTTTATTTTCTTCATAAAGGTAGGTGGCAGTGAAGACAAAAATACTGGCCATTAACTAAATATAAATCAATCTTTGGATATGTAAAAAACCCTCTAGTATACAATCCCCAATAGACAGATATTCAGTTCTCGGCACCGCCCTCTTTGGTTTCCTTCTTGGCCCGCACCTCTTCCAGTTTCTTGTCCTGAGAAGAAATAGAAGTTCAAACCAGTGACATCCTTCAAAACATTTAAACAGACCGTACAAAGCGTGGCGTGTCAGTGACGACAACGTACATTCATATTTTCCATCAACAATTTGTCATGGTTGACCAGTGACATTGGTGTTAACTGTTGGTGAGAAATCTAAATGTTGATAACTTCTGGAGGTCTCCCAACTCACTTGCAGAGATCAAGTCCTTGAGACAACCCCCACCCCCCTGCTACGACTGGTAGCAGGGTCAGACTGTCACTGCAAGACTGGTTTGCATGTAAACGATAGCAAGAGGCTAACATACCTTCTCCTTGAACTTCTCGCTCATGGCTGCCTGAAGGGCCTCCTTGTTCTCTTTGTTGGCTTCCATCTTCTGGTTAAGCTTCTCCTCAGCTATCTTGCTGAAGTTGTTGTTCTCCTCCATGGCTTTCCTTTGCACCTCCTTCTCATGCTCCCGCTTCTCAGCTAGGTGCTTCAAAACCTCTGCTTCATGGGACTGGAGGATGGCACAAGGGGGAGAGGAGTTTGATTGATACCCAACAAAACATTTGACTACTGTAGAGCAGCGCTCCCCAAAAGGCAGAAACCAGGCCAAATACAGCCCCCAAGTTCAGAGTAAATAAAGTTGAGGCTGGACATGACTCAAAACCAGCACCAAGTGATTTTAAATTTGGGACAtttgttccaaagtattccctcTAAAATGTAATCCTATACAAATATAAGCAAGGATTAGGTTCAGTCAAATATCAGTTTGGGCTTGTcggtcaatttgcagtcaacaaattttgtaattatgttctgggCCCCGACTAGCCACTCAAAACAACCCTCAGCTGAATCTAGTTAATCTCAGGCATAGAGGCATGTAATGCATCATGGCAAAAGGTTAACGTGTATCCACACACTAGCTCTATCTAtcctgctcaaaaaaataaagggaacacttaaacacaccgtaactccaagtcaatcacactgtgaaatcaaactgtccacttaggaagcaacactgattgacaatttcacatgctgttgtgcaaatggaatagacaacaggtggaaattataggcaattagcaagacacccccaataaaggagtggttctgcaggtggtgaccacagaccacttctcagttcctatgcttcctggctgatgttttggtcacttttgaatgctggcggtgctttcactcgtggtagcatgagactgagtctacaacccacaggtggctcaggtagtgcagctcatccaggatggcacatcaatgcgagctgtggcaagaaggtttgccgtgtctgtcagcgtagtgtccagagcatggaggcgctaccaggagacaggccagtacatcaggggacgtggaggccgtaggagggcagcaacccagcagcaggaccgctacctccgcctttgtgcaaggaggagcactgccagagccctgcaaaatgacctccagcaggccacaaatgtgcatgtgtctgctcaaacggtcagaaacagactccatgagggcccaacggcccaacaccgtgcaggacgtttggcatttgccagagaacaccaagatcggcaaattcgccactggcgcactGAAaccaggttcacactgagcacgtgacagtctggagacgccgtggagaacgttctgcctgcaacatcctccagcattaccggtttggcggtgggtcggTCATGGTGTGGCGTGGCatctctttggggggggggggggcacagccctccatgtgctcaccagaggtagccttactgccattaggtacctagatgagatcctcagacccatggtgagaccatatgctggtgcggttggccctgggttcctcctaatgctagacctcatgtggctggagtgtcaacagttcctgcaagaggaaggcattgttGGTATGGACTGGccagcccgttccccagacctgaagcCAATTGAGCACacctgggacatcatgtctcgctccatccaccaacgccacactgtccaggagttggcagatgctttagtccaggtctgggacgagatccctcaggagaccatccgccacatcaggagcatgcccaggcgttgtagggaggtcatacaggcacgtggaggccacacacactactgagcctcattttgacttgttttaatgacattacatcaaagttggatcagcctgtggTGTGGTTTTTCACTAATTTTGAGCACAACTCCAAagccagacctccatgggttgataaatttgatttccattgatagtgTGTTTGATGTCAGCACATGcaactatgtaaagaaataagtatttaaaaatatttcattcagatctacagtgttattttagtgttcccttttttttaagcaatatatatttatttaaaggTAATTACATTTCAGgatatagtaatatttattgggATCCAAACAGGATTTCATTTTGCAATATATTGTATTGATAAAACTATTTGTACACTAGTTGGTGGTACCAAAAGTACAGTACTTTTTGTTCAATAGCTTGTTTGCTTCTTTTTCCTTTTTTACAGGGAGACAGCACTTTATCGCCATGACTGATGAACTCGTTGTGGCTTAGTCTTGTCcat
Above is a genomic segment from Oncorhynchus masou masou isolate Uvic2021 chromosome 12, UVic_Omas_1.1, whole genome shotgun sequence containing:
- the LOC135549809 gene encoding stathmin-like, whose product is MAASCGDIQVKEIDKRASGQAFEVILGTPAPDAKGEFPLSPPKKKDLSLEEIQRKLEAAEERRKSHEAEVLKHLAEKREHEKEVQRKAMEENNNFSKIAEEKLNQKMEANKENKEALQAAMSEKFKEKDKKLEEVRAKKETKEGGAEN